In one window of Acidobacteriota bacterium DNA:
- a CDS encoding aldehyde dehydrogenase family protein: MAKHYKMYLGGRWVDRKNRITVINPYDNSPVGTVAAASKADYTKAIGIAHETFALTRELPAYKREEALLGIAAGLEKNVDKFAAMMCRELGKAYRDSRGEVMRSVGVFRASAEEAKRIGGDIMDLDWSPGSETRLGLVRRFPRGVIAGISPFNFPLNLVAHKVGPAIASGNTIVIKPASATPIVALMLAELIDRTDLPKGAVSILPGSASESSPLLEDDRVKLITFTGSMDVGWWIKARSGKKPVVLELGGNAGVVVADDADLEYAATRILYGAFASAGQSCISVQRIFLHEDVYDRFVKTFVTRLRKLKVGDPLDPETDIGTMIDAKAVQNTLAMIDEAVAQGATVLAGGKAKGSSMQPTLLGNVRPDMGVCSKEVFAPLAVLLKYRDFKAVIDEVNNSSYGLQAGIFTNRLKDAFYAFKYTEVGGVVINDIPTFRADHQPYGGVKDSGLGREGIRYTIEDMTELKILSLNLK, translated from the coding sequence ATGGCAAAGCACTATAAGATGTACCTGGGCGGCAGGTGGGTAGACCGCAAGAACCGAATCACGGTCATCAATCCGTACGACAACTCGCCTGTGGGTACCGTTGCGGCCGCATCCAAAGCGGATTATACGAAGGCAATCGGTATTGCGCACGAGACTTTTGCTCTTACCCGCGAGTTGCCGGCATACAAGCGTGAGGAGGCGCTTCTCGGCATCGCCGCCGGGCTGGAGAAGAACGTCGACAAGTTCGCCGCGATGATGTGCCGGGAGCTTGGCAAGGCCTATCGTGATTCGCGCGGCGAGGTAATGCGTTCGGTCGGCGTCTTCCGCGCTTCGGCCGAGGAGGCCAAGCGTATCGGCGGCGATATCATGGATCTGGACTGGTCGCCGGGTTCCGAGACGCGCCTGGGCCTGGTGCGGCGGTTTCCACGAGGGGTCATCGCCGGCATATCGCCGTTCAACTTTCCGCTGAACCTGGTAGCCCACAAGGTCGGACCGGCCATTGCCTCGGGCAATACGATCGTCATCAAGCCGGCCTCGGCAACGCCGATCGTGGCGCTCATGCTGGCCGAACTTATCGACCGGACCGATCTGCCCAAGGGGGCGGTGTCGATTCTGCCCGGCTCCGCGAGTGAATCGTCACCCCTTCTGGAAGACGACCGCGTCAAGCTCATCACCTTTACCGGCTCGATGGATGTAGGCTGGTGGATCAAGGCCCGCAGCGGCAAGAAGCCGGTGGTGCTGGAACTCGGCGGGAACGCCGGGGTGGTCGTGGCCGACGACGCCGACCTGGAGTACGCCGCCACGCGCATTCTTTACGGCGCGTTTGCTTCGGCGGGGCAATCCTGCATATCCGTGCAGCGGATTTTCCTGCACGAGGACGTTTACGACAGGTTCGTCAAGACCTTTGTGACCAGGCTCAGGAAGCTCAAGGTGGGCGATCCTCTTGATCCCGAGACCGACATCGGCACCATGATCGACGCCAAAGCGGTGCAAAACACCCTGGCCATGATAGACGAGGCGGTCGCCCAGGGAGCGACCGTGCTGGCCGGCGGCAAGGCCAAAGGCAGCAGCATGCAGCCGACTTTGCTCGGAAACGTCAGACCCGACATGGGGGTGTGCTCGAAAGAGGTGTTCGCACCGCTGGCGGTGCTGCTGAAGTACCGGGATTTCAAGGCCGTTATCGACGAAGTGAACAATTCGTCTTACGGCCTGCAGGCGGGGATTTTTACCAACCGCCTCAAAGACGCCTTTTACGCCTTCAAGTACACGGAGGTCGGGGGGGTGGTCATCAATGATATCCCCACCTTCCGAGCCGATCACCAGCCTTACGGGGGCGTCAAGGATTCCGGCCTGGGCCGCGAGGGCATCCGGTACACCATTGAGGACATGACGGAGCTAAAGATCCTGTCACTGAATCTCAAGTAG
- a CDS encoding deoxyribonuclease IV produces MQFGAHESIEGGVFNAIVRGRQATCDTIQMFNKSNNQWRARKLGKEELDEYFRLIEETGVTVSVSHTSYLINIASPDKALNEKSYLSLREELERCEVLKIPNLVMHPGSHVGSGEQAGLDQIARNVNRLFDDLPQNTCTLLMETTAGQGSNLGYTFEQLAYLIDKTEDKDRIGVCLDTCHIFSAGYPITTVKDYRQTMKTFDEVIGLDRLRIIHANDSLRKFGDRKDRHEDIGKGHIGLDGFANFVNDKRLKDVPMILETPKGEDLAEDIENLKVLRGLVTK; encoded by the coding sequence ATGCAGTTCGGAGCACATGAATCGATAGAGGGGGGCGTGTTCAACGCCATCGTGCGGGGGCGGCAAGCCACCTGTGACACGATTCAGATGTTCAACAAGTCCAACAACCAGTGGCGGGCCAGGAAACTGGGAAAAGAAGAGCTGGATGAGTACTTCCGGCTGATCGAGGAGACCGGGGTTACCGTTTCAGTCTCGCATACCAGCTACCTGATAAACATCGCCTCGCCGGACAAAGCCCTGAACGAGAAATCGTACCTGTCCCTCAGGGAAGAGTTGGAACGCTGCGAGGTGCTCAAAATTCCGAACCTGGTCATGCACCCGGGTTCGCACGTCGGGTCCGGTGAGCAGGCCGGGCTTGACCAGATCGCCCGGAACGTCAACCGGCTCTTCGATGACCTTCCGCAGAACACTTGCACGCTGCTGATGGAGACGACGGCCGGGCAGGGCAGCAATCTCGGGTACACCTTCGAGCAACTGGCCTACCTGATCGACAAGACGGAAGACAAGGACCGCATCGGCGTTTGTCTGGACACGTGCCACATCTTTTCCGCCGGGTATCCGATCACGACGGTGAAGGATTACCGTCAGACCATGAAGACGTTCGACGAGGTGATCGGCCTGGATCGGCTGCGCATCATTCACGCCAACGACAGTCTGAGGAAGTTCGGCGACCGCAAGGACCGTCACGAGGATATCGGCAAGGGGCATATCGGGCTGGACGGCTTCGCCAACTTCGTCAACGACAAGCGCCTGAAGGACGTGCCCATGATTCTCGAAACCCCGAAGGGGGAGGACCTGGCAGAGGATATTGAGAACCTGAAGGTGCTCAGGGGTCTGGTCACGAAGTAG
- the lon gene encoding endopeptidase La, with amino-acid sequence MTDILEKSGVDETVETRVLPVLPLRGAVVYPFLVVPLMIQEAQQARLVDEALMRGSRIGMFLQKDASVETPGPEDLNLVGTAGNILKMLRFPDGTVRFLIQGLERIRIVRFITDAPHLMAEVEPLEEVGGHSLRTEALQRNLLDHVKQLVELAPYLNEEFHVSAVNQDTPSKLADLVASNLNISIEKKQEILEQLDVSGRLESLYHAVKKEIEVLELSQKIQSRAASELGKSQRDYILREQLKAIRRELGDTDESSEIEEFERRIKQAKMPEVAEQAAYREVDRLSHMSPSSAEYTVARTYLDWLVNLPWSVSTNDILDLDKAKKVLDEDHYNLTRVKERILEHLAVRKLKSDIKGPILCFVGPPGVGKTSLGKSIARAMGRKFARVSLGGMRDEAEIRGHRRTYIGSMPGRIIQSIKRCGSNNPVIMLDEVDKIGSDFRGDPASALLEVLDPEQNDSFSDLYLDLPFDLSRVMFITTANWTEPISHVLRDRMELIRLPGYTDMEKLAIAKKFLVPKQLENHGLTKSNLFFGETALKALIEDYTREAGLRNLEREIASVTRKVARKVAGGRRQRVKVEARDLARMLGPKRFTRETLSRQPRVGVVPGLAYTSAGGELLFVEVTSMPGKDRLTLTGQLGDVMKESAQAALSFVRSNSSELKIPGSVFEQRDIHIHVPMGATPKDGPSAGITIAVALASLLTGCPVKSCMAMTGEITLRGEMLPVGGLKEKLLSAVRLGVKTVVLPADNRKDITEVPPEVRKKIKFKFFTDVISAIRFALEKPVKDGRRRSAAPAEKCKA; translated from the coding sequence TTGACTGATATTCTTGAGAAATCGGGAGTAGACGAAACCGTCGAGACCCGTGTGCTGCCGGTTCTCCCGCTCCGGGGAGCCGTGGTCTATCCGTTCCTGGTCGTGCCCCTGATGATTCAGGAGGCGCAACAGGCTCGCCTGGTGGATGAAGCCCTGATGCGCGGTTCCCGGATCGGAATGTTCCTGCAGAAGGATGCCTCGGTGGAAACGCCCGGTCCGGAGGACCTGAACCTGGTCGGCACCGCCGGTAACATCCTGAAAATGCTCCGTTTTCCGGACGGTACGGTACGCTTCCTGATTCAGGGACTGGAGCGTATACGGATAGTGCGATTCATCACGGATGCGCCTCACCTGATGGCTGAGGTCGAGCCGCTGGAGGAGGTCGGCGGCCACAGTCTGCGCACCGAGGCGCTTCAGCGGAACCTGCTCGATCACGTCAAGCAACTGGTTGAACTGGCTCCGTACCTGAACGAGGAGTTCCACGTTTCGGCGGTCAACCAGGACACACCCTCCAAGCTGGCCGACCTGGTGGCGTCCAATCTGAATATCTCCATCGAGAAGAAACAGGAGATTCTCGAACAGCTTGACGTATCCGGTCGGCTGGAGAGCCTGTACCATGCGGTCAAGAAAGAGATCGAGGTTCTCGAGCTGTCGCAGAAGATTCAGTCCCGGGCGGCCAGCGAACTGGGCAAGTCGCAGCGCGACTATATCCTGCGCGAGCAACTCAAGGCGATCAGGCGGGAACTGGGCGACACCGACGAGTCCTCGGAGATCGAGGAGTTCGAACGCCGCATCAAGCAGGCCAAGATGCCCGAGGTGGCTGAGCAGGCGGCCTATCGGGAGGTTGACCGCCTCTCACACATGTCGCCTTCGTCGGCCGAGTATACGGTCGCCCGCACCTACCTGGACTGGCTGGTGAACCTGCCGTGGTCCGTTTCGACAAACGACATTCTCGATCTCGACAAGGCCAAGAAGGTGCTTGACGAGGATCACTATAATCTTACCCGGGTCAAGGAGCGCATTCTCGAACACCTGGCCGTGCGAAAGCTCAAATCAGACATCAAGGGGCCGATCCTGTGCTTTGTCGGTCCTCCCGGGGTAGGCAAGACGTCGCTCGGGAAATCAATCGCACGCGCCATGGGGCGCAAATTCGCACGCGTGTCGCTGGGCGGTATGCGCGACGAGGCCGAGATTCGTGGTCACCGCCGGACGTACATCGGCTCCATGCCGGGCCGGATCATCCAGTCCATCAAACGCTGCGGGTCGAACAATCCCGTCATTATGCTCGACGAGGTCGACAAGATCGGGTCGGACTTTCGGGGCGACCCGGCCTCGGCCCTCCTGGAGGTGCTCGATCCCGAGCAGAACGATTCCTTCAGTGACCTCTATCTCGACCTGCCGTTTGACCTGTCCCGGGTGATGTTTATTACGACCGCCAACTGGACGGAACCGATATCACACGTCCTGCGCGACCGCATGGAGTTGATCAGGCTGCCCGGCTACACCGACATGGAAAAACTGGCCATCGCCAAGAAATTCCTGGTCCCCAAACAGCTTGAGAACCACGGGCTGACGAAAAGCAATCTGTTTTTCGGGGAGACGGCCCTTAAGGCGCTGATCGAGGATTACACGCGGGAGGCCGGGCTGAGAAACCTGGAACGGGAAATCGCGTCCGTGACGCGGAAAGTGGCCCGCAAGGTGGCCGGCGGCCGTCGCCAGAGGGTTAAGGTCGAAGCCCGGGACCTTGCGAGGATGCTGGGGCCGAAGCGGTTTACGCGCGAAACTCTCAGCCGCCAGCCGCGAGTCGGCGTCGTCCCCGGGCTGGCCTACACCTCGGCCGGAGGCGAGTTGCTGTTTGTCGAGGTGACCTCGATGCCCGGCAAGGATCGCCTGACGCTGACCGGGCAGCTCGGCGACGTCATGAAGGAATCGGCACAGGCGGCCCTGTCGTTCGTCCGATCCAACAGCAGCGAACTGAAAATCCCCGGCTCGGTGTTCGAGCAAAGAGACATCCATATACACGTCCCGATGGGAGCCACGCCGAAGGACGGGCCTTCTGCAGGAATCACCATAGCCGTTGCCCTGGCCTCGCTTCTGACCGGGTGTCCGGTGAAATCCTGCATGGCCATGACCGGTGAGATCACCCTGCGCGGCGAGATGCTGCCGGTCGGCGGATTGAAGGAGAAGCTGCTCTCGGCGGTGCGTCTCGGCGTCAAGACCGTTGTCCTGCCGGCTGACAACCGTAAGGACATCACCGAGGTCCCGCCGGAAGTCAGGAAGAAGATCAAGTTTAAGTTCTTTACGGACGTTATTTCCGCCATTAGATTTGCTCTCGAAAAGCCCGTGAAAGACGGTCGCCGCAGGAGCGCGGCGCCGGCCGAGAAATGCAAGGCATAA
- a CDS encoding NAD(P)H-hydrate dehydratase, with amino-acid sequence MKLVTSAQMRQVDRESIDNRKIPGEQLMENAGRGIAIAILDEVITSPSQSSVAVLCGKGNNGGDGFVVARYLHQAGVHADVYFIGPIQSLSEDARLNFDRAAGADVDLHELRTAGDLPEDTACDFVIDAVFGTGFTGEPQGLAADIIEYINRQDAQIIAVDLPSGLNADTGRYEGAVVQADYTFTLALPKYGLYVSPGRELAGRVKVIPIGVPDDVIDGFDLNNELITEEWVTERLPVRKPDGHKGDFGRLLVLAGSTGMTGAASMAALSALRAGCGLVKVGCPQSVQPVLAVKLTEAMTHPLPDVARRGKLALRGLGEIRKLLDENDAVVIGPGIGRNHQTFELIRRLVAKLDKPAIIDADGLNALAGHTEAIKECPSMPVLTPHPGEFARLVGSTVPEDIQERAELVRTVATELDVVLVLKGSPTLVAAPGECCYLNPTGNHGMASGGSGDVLSGIIGSFLAQGMDPLDAAVAGVYVHGLAGDFAADIVTPRSMIPGDMIETLPEVFEVLE; translated from the coding sequence ATGAAGCTGGTCACATCGGCCCAGATGCGGCAGGTTGACCGCGAGAGCATCGACAACCGCAAGATCCCCGGCGAGCAACTAATGGAGAACGCCGGCCGGGGCATCGCTATCGCCATCCTCGACGAAGTCATCACCAGCCCCTCGCAGAGCAGCGTCGCGGTTCTGTGCGGCAAAGGGAACAACGGCGGGGACGGCTTCGTGGTGGCGCGCTACCTGCACCAGGCCGGCGTGCACGCTGACGTCTACTTCATCGGGCCGATTCAAAGTCTTTCCGAGGATGCCCGGCTGAACTTCGACCGCGCCGCCGGTGCCGATGTCGACCTCCACGAACTGAGGACGGCCGGTGATCTGCCGGAGGATACGGCCTGCGACTTCGTCATCGATGCCGTTTTCGGCACCGGTTTCACCGGGGAACCGCAAGGGCTGGCCGCCGATATCATTGAGTATATCAACCGGCAGGACGCCCAAATAATTGCCGTCGACCTCCCCTCGGGTCTGAACGCCGATACCGGCCGGTACGAGGGAGCGGTGGTTCAGGCCGATTATACCTTCACGCTGGCCCTGCCCAAGTACGGCCTGTACGTCTCGCCCGGGCGAGAACTGGCCGGTCGAGTGAAGGTGATACCGATCGGGGTTCCCGACGACGTTATCGACGGCTTTGACTTGAACAACGAGTTGATCACCGAGGAATGGGTCACGGAGCGGTTGCCGGTGCGCAAGCCCGACGGCCACAAGGGGGATTTCGGGCGGTTGCTGGTCCTGGCCGGATCGACCGGCATGACCGGAGCGGCTTCCATGGCGGCGCTGAGCGCCCTGAGAGCCGGATGCGGCCTGGTCAAAGTCGGCTGCCCGCAGAGTGTCCAGCCGGTCCTGGCCGTCAAGCTCACCGAGGCGATGACGCATCCGCTGCCCGACGTTGCCCGCCGCGGGAAACTCGCCCTGCGCGGACTCGGCGAGATACGCAAGCTGCTCGATGAGAACGACGCCGTGGTCATCGGTCCGGGCATCGGCCGGAACCACCAGACGTTTGAACTTATCCGGCGCCTCGTGGCCAAGCTCGACAAACCGGCCATAATCGACGCTGATGGGCTGAACGCACTGGCGGGTCACACCGAAGCGATCAAAGAGTGCCCGTCCATGCCCGTGCTGACGCCGCATCCGGGCGAGTTCGCGCGGCTTGTCGGAAGCACTGTGCCTGAGGATATCCAGGAGCGGGCCGAGCTTGTGCGCACGGTGGCGACGGAACTGGACGTCGTGCTCGTGCTGAAAGGTTCACCCACGCTGGTCGCGGCACCGGGCGAGTGCTGCTACCTGAATCCGACCGGAAACCACGGCATGGCCAGCGGCGGGTCGGGTGACGTGCTCTCAGGGATAATCGGTTCGTTTCTGGCGCAGGGTATGGACCCGCTGGATGCGGCCGTGGCCGGGGTTTACGTGCACGGCCTGGCCGGTGATTTCGCTGCGGATATAGTCACGCCCCGCTCAATGATCCCCGGCGACATGATCGAGACGCTTCCGGAAGTGTTTGAAGTGCTGGAATAG
- a CDS encoding DUF933 domain-containing protein gives MKLGIIGKPQSGKTTVFNAASGQQATVGDYSQAVHRAVIKVPDERLGKLAEIVQPQRVTPAEIEFLDAAGFTGKGKQATDLEITQDLRQMEAFVMVVDAFSPDANPETDIRNLIDEMILLDQALVEGIIAKHERKAKLTGDKSEARHVELLHRCLAALEEERLLIEMDFADNEDRILRGYQFLTRKPVLIVLNIVEQSLPETERVLEQYRHFAAAGRRDLAVLCGEIEMELAALENAERQAFLNDLGIATPAVQQVIQKSYSLLGLISFLTVDGPEVRAWPVRKGTIAHRAAGVVHSDMERGFIRAEVVPFEDFVQYKTPQTLKAAGKMRLEGKEYVVQDGDVIFFRFNV, from the coding sequence ATGAAACTCGGGATTATCGGCAAGCCGCAGTCCGGCAAGACGACCGTCTTTAACGCCGCGTCAGGGCAGCAGGCGACGGTGGGAGACTATTCACAGGCCGTACACCGGGCAGTGATCAAGGTGCCCGACGAGCGTCTGGGCAAACTGGCCGAGATCGTCCAGCCACAGAGAGTTACGCCCGCCGAAATCGAGTTTCTGGATGCCGCCGGTTTCACCGGCAAAGGCAAGCAGGCGACCGACCTGGAGATCACCCAGGACCTTCGCCAGATGGAAGCCTTTGTCATGGTGGTGGACGCCTTCTCCCCGGACGCCAATCCGGAAACGGACATCCGGAATCTGATCGATGAAATGATCCTGCTCGATCAGGCCCTGGTCGAAGGCATCATCGCCAAGCACGAGCGCAAGGCCAAACTTACGGGTGACAAGTCTGAAGCTCGTCACGTGGAACTGCTCCACCGATGCCTGGCCGCGCTTGAGGAAGAACGGCTTCTGATCGAGATGGATTTCGCTGATAATGAGGACAGGATACTGCGGGGATATCAGTTCCTCACCCGTAAACCGGTACTGATAGTGTTGAACATAGTCGAACAATCCTTGCCCGAGACCGAGCGAGTACTCGAGCAGTATCGCCATTTCGCCGCTGCGGGCAGGCGTGACCTGGCCGTGCTGTGCGGCGAGATTGAGATGGAGCTGGCGGCCCTCGAGAATGCCGAACGGCAGGCCTTCCTAAATGATCTGGGGATTGCGACACCGGCCGTACAGCAGGTAATTCAGAAATCATACTCGCTGCTGGGGCTTATCTCGTTTTTGACGGTGGACGGTCCCGAGGTGCGTGCCTGGCCGGTCAGGAAGGGGACTATCGCTCACCGGGCGGCTGGTGTGGTTCACTCGGACATGGAACGCGGTTTTATTCGCGCCGAGGTGGTGCCGTTCGAAGATTTTGTGCAGTACAAGACGCCGCAGACGCTCAAGGCGGCCGGTAAAATGCGCCTGGAGGGTAAGGAATACGTGGTTCAGGACGGCGATGTAATTTTCTTTCGTTTTAACGTGTGA
- a CDS encoding prepilin-type N-terminal cleavage/methylation domain-containing protein yields MKTTVLKSQRGVTLLEVLIAMIILSFALLLLLNMAMVALDGNDWSNKTTIATQLLQEKLEQLRSIKDSSLTDGSDTAQGFVRNWTVSNAGTHLREVRVQIHWEDIRAQQHVNSMTTKIRTDSV; encoded by the coding sequence ATGAAAACGACGGTCCTTAAAAGTCAGCGCGGCGTTACTTTGCTCGAAGTTCTCATTGCCATGATAATCCTGAGCTTTGCGCTACTGCTGCTTCTGAACATGGCCATGGTCGCTCTGGACGGCAACGACTGGTCCAACAAAACCACCATAGCCACCCAGTTGCTCCAGGAGAAACTCGAACAACTGCGCAGCATCAAGGACAGTAGCCTGACCGACGGCAGTGACACGGCGCAGGGCTTCGTTCGCAACTGGACGGTCAGCAACGCCGGAACCCACCTTAGAGAAGTACGCGTGCAGATCCACTGGGAAGACATCCGGGCGCAGCAGCACGTCAACTCCATGACGACGAAAATCAGAACCGACTCGGTATAG
- a CDS encoding class I SAM-dependent methyltransferase, producing the protein MQLKRCYEIAPPRVRQYLEAEVQHVLGYLREDHLVLETGCGYGRILPALASRAATVVGIDTSLSSLLLGREMLADLPDCHLACMDAARMAFRDDVFDCVVCIQNGISAFHVDRETLIRECVRVTRPGGMVLFSSYADSFWADRLAWFELQAEAGLLGEIDRERTGDGQIVCKDGFTATTVRPARFRSLAGQLGLRAQIVEVDGSSLFFEIMVG; encoded by the coding sequence ATGCAGCTGAAACGCTGCTACGAGATCGCCCCGCCACGGGTCCGGCAATACCTTGAAGCCGAAGTACAGCACGTGCTGGGTTACCTCCGCGAGGATCATCTGGTACTGGAGACGGGGTGCGGTTACGGGCGCATCCTGCCGGCCCTGGCGTCCCGGGCGGCCACGGTGGTCGGCATCGACACCTCGCTCTCCAGCCTGCTTCTCGGCAGGGAGATGCTTGCCGACCTGCCCGATTGTCACCTGGCCTGCATGGATGCGGCCCGGATGGCTTTTCGCGACGACGTCTTTGATTGCGTGGTCTGCATTCAGAACGGTATCTCAGCTTTTCACGTGGACCGGGAAACGCTCATCCGCGAGTGCGTTCGCGTCACCCGGCCCGGGGGGATGGTCCTTTTCTCCAGTTATGCGGACAGCTTTTGGGCCGATCGCCTGGCCTGGTTTGAGCTTCAGGCCGAGGCGGGGCTGCTGGGCGAGATTGACCGGGAGCGAACGGGTGATGGCCAGATCGTCTGCAAGGACGGGTTCACGGCGACAACCGTGCGGCCGGCCCGGTTCAGGTCACTGGCCGGGCAGCTCGGCCTGCGGGCGCAGATTGTCGAAGTGGACGGCTCCAGCCTGTTCTTCGAGATTATGGTTGGTTGA